In Elaeis guineensis isolate ETL-2024a chromosome 1, EG11, whole genome shotgun sequence, a genomic segment contains:
- the LOC105038126 gene encoding U11/U12 small nuclear ribonucleoprotein 35 kDa protein isoform X1 has protein sequence MNASNINAVFYADTYHPIQAGSIDGTDTLPHDRAIYRALLCSNAGLYDPFGDPKVIGDPYCTVFVGRLSRQTDEEILRKVMSKYGRVKNLRLVRDIVAVTGASRGYAFVEYETEREMRRAYEDAHHSIINDSEVIVDYYRQQLMPGWIPRRLGGGLGGRKESGQLRFGGRERPFRAPLRPIPYDDLKRLGIPPPPEGRYMSRFEVPSPPRRRSSHGDKEDSPYVKRRSKDGEEPSHKRQRSPADRDDSSHKHRRFYREHSYDKDDSSHRHHRHHSEHSYQHKKRSASRDYGS, from the exons ATGAACGCGAGCAACATCAACGCCGTGTTTTACGCGGACACGTACCACCCGATCCAAGCCGGGAGCATCGACGGCACCGACACCCTTCCCCACGACAGAGCCATCTACCGCGCCCTCCTCTGTTCCAACGCCGGTCTCT ATGATCCGTTTGGCGATCCCAAGGTTATCGGCGATCCTTACTGCACTGTATTCGTCGGCCGCCTCTCCCGCCAGACCGATGAAGAAATTCTTCGAAAG GTTATGAGCAAGTATGGGAGGGTGAAGAACTTGCGGTTAGTGAGAGATATTG TTGCAGTTACCGGTGCCTCTCGTGGTTATGCATTTGTTGAATATGAAACTGAAAGAGAGATGCGTCGTGCATATGAG GATGCACACCATTCTATTATCAACGACAGTGAAGTGATTGTAGACTATTACAGGCAGCAATTGATGCCTGGATGGATCCCGCGAAGGTTAG GAGGGGGCCTTGGAGGTAGGAAGGAATCTGGTCAGCTTCGCTTTGGAGGTCGAGAGAGGCCATTCCGGGCTCCTTT GCGTCCTATTCCCTATGATGATCTAAAGAGGCTCGGTATTCCACCACCACCTGAAGGACGATATATGTCACGCTTTGAG GTTCCATCACCCCCTAGACGGAGAAGCAGCCATGGGGACAAGGAAGACTCACCATATGTGAAGCGAAGATCCAAAGATGGGGAAGAGCCTTCCCACAAGCGGCAAAGAAGTCCAGCTGACAGAGATGATTCCTCTCACAAGCACCGTAGATTTTACCGGGAACATTCCTATGACAAGGATGACTCCTCTCACAGGCACCATAGACATCATAGTGAACATTCCTATCAGCATAAGAAGAGATCAGCTAGCAGAGACTACGGTTCATAA
- the LOC105038126 gene encoding U11/U12 small nuclear ribonucleoprotein 35 kDa protein isoform X2, which produces MNASNINAVFYADTYHPIQAGSIDGTDTLPHDRAIYRALLCSNAGLYDPFGDPKVIGDPYCTVFVGRLSRQTDEEILRKVMSKYGRVKNLRLVRDIVTGASRGYAFVEYETEREMRRAYEDAHHSIINDSEVIVDYYRQQLMPGWIPRRLGGGLGGRKESGQLRFGGRERPFRAPLRPIPYDDLKRLGIPPPPEGRYMSRFEVPSPPRRRSSHGDKEDSPYVKRRSKDGEEPSHKRQRSPADRDDSSHKHRRFYREHSYDKDDSSHRHHRHHSEHSYQHKKRSASRDYGS; this is translated from the exons ATGAACGCGAGCAACATCAACGCCGTGTTTTACGCGGACACGTACCACCCGATCCAAGCCGGGAGCATCGACGGCACCGACACCCTTCCCCACGACAGAGCCATCTACCGCGCCCTCCTCTGTTCCAACGCCGGTCTCT ATGATCCGTTTGGCGATCCCAAGGTTATCGGCGATCCTTACTGCACTGTATTCGTCGGCCGCCTCTCCCGCCAGACCGATGAAGAAATTCTTCGAAAG GTTATGAGCAAGTATGGGAGGGTGAAGAACTTGCGGTTAGTGAGAGATATTG TTACCGGTGCCTCTCGTGGTTATGCATTTGTTGAATATGAAACTGAAAGAGAGATGCGTCGTGCATATGAG GATGCACACCATTCTATTATCAACGACAGTGAAGTGATTGTAGACTATTACAGGCAGCAATTGATGCCTGGATGGATCCCGCGAAGGTTAG GAGGGGGCCTTGGAGGTAGGAAGGAATCTGGTCAGCTTCGCTTTGGAGGTCGAGAGAGGCCATTCCGGGCTCCTTT GCGTCCTATTCCCTATGATGATCTAAAGAGGCTCGGTATTCCACCACCACCTGAAGGACGATATATGTCACGCTTTGAG GTTCCATCACCCCCTAGACGGAGAAGCAGCCATGGGGACAAGGAAGACTCACCATATGTGAAGCGAAGATCCAAAGATGGGGAAGAGCCTTCCCACAAGCGGCAAAGAAGTCCAGCTGACAGAGATGATTCCTCTCACAAGCACCGTAGATTTTACCGGGAACATTCCTATGACAAGGATGACTCCTCTCACAGGCACCATAGACATCATAGTGAACATTCCTATCAGCATAAGAAGAGATCAGCTAGCAGAGACTACGGTTCATAA
- the LOC140856185 gene encoding uncharacterized protein, producing MTEQSFLQDLPNITLSMAQTMSHPDNLLAASLLKLEFVFAVGAQNSSSNQHAENLFDVSNALKFGHTHGRCRNVFIHQHRPFEGASGGILTIWNSTEVEGTLLHEGQYSLSSIHWTLHSPSSKWLITNVMKRKGTNNSGGPVREFNNFIDNLQLVEANILQRKYTWSNHRDIPSLAKLDRCLVSLDWLLKHSLAILKPLSKITLNHCPILLSCKNNQWKRKPFRFENFWASILGFDDLVQNWWAAASSSDDAATNLVLKLRYLRSKMKVWNKERNGNVNTRKHEIMKQISWLDMEEEERNLTPEEIT from the exons ATGACAGAACAGTCCTTCCTTCAAGACTTACCAAACATTACTCTGTCAATGGCCCAGACAATGTCACACCCCGACAATCTCCTCGCTGCAAGCCTTTTAAAACTGGAGTTTGTTTTTGCTGTGGGAGCTCAGAACAGCAGCTCAAACCAGCATGCAGAAAACCTGTTCGATGTTTCAAATGCCTTAAAATTTGGCCATACCCATGGAAGGTGTCGCAACGTCTTCATCCACCAACATAGACCATTTGAAG GAGCTTCTGGGGGAATACTTACTATCTGGAACTCAACAGAAGTTGAAGGCACACTATTACATGAAGGGCAATATTCGCTCAGCTCAATTCACTGGACCTTACACTCCCCCTCATCAAAATGGCTCATAACGAATGT AATGAAAAGGAAAGGCACAAATAACAGTGGAGGACCAGTCAGAGAATTCAACAACTTCATTGATAATCTACAATTGGTTGAAGCAAATATATTACAAAGGAAATACACATGGTCAAATCACAGGGACATCCCATCCCTCGCGAAGCTTGACCGATGTTTGGTCTCTCTAGATTGGCTCCTTAAGCACTCACTTGCCATCTTAAAACCACTCTCGAAGATAACCTTAAACCACTGCCCAATCCTGCTCAGCTGCAAAAACAATCAGTGGAAAAGAAAACCCTTCCGCTTTGAAAACTTCTGGGCATCAATTCTGGGTTTTGATGATTTAGTTCAGAACTGGTGGGCAGCCGCTTCAAGTTCTGATGATGCGGCCACAAACTTGGTTTTAAAACTTCGTTATCTCCGCTCAAAGATGAAAGTATGGAACAAAGAAAGGAATGGCAATGTCAATACAAGGAAGCATGAGATTATGAAGCAAATCTCCTGGCTAGAcatggaagaggaagagaggaaccTAACTCCTGAAGAAATCACATGA